The Longimicrobiales bacterium DNA segment ACCATCCGCGAGGAGTATCGCATAGATCCCATTCGTGATCTGGTGCCGGTATGTCCGAACTGTCATGCGATGCTGCACCGGACTGACCCGCCGTTGGAGATTGATGAACTCAGGCTGAGAATTGCACAGCAGAGTTGAGCGGGGCGGAAGGCATGTCATGAACCACATCCTCAATCCGCTCGACGGTCGGATCTCCGACACGCTCGATCTCCATGGCATGACCCGCTTCACGGCGGAGGTCGCCGTCGCGAGCTTCGTCGCGCGCGTCCGCAAACGCGAGCCCGATGCGCTCGTGCACGTGATCACGGGAAGGGGGAACGGGTCACCCGGACGATTAGTACCGAAAACACGGGTGAAGACCATGCTTCGCACCGGACTGCCACAGGTAGAGCGTGGGGGCCAGACCTGGACGACGGCGGCTACCTGATCCGCCTGAAGGGTCGCTGAACTCCACTGACTCGCTGCGCCCACGCACTCCAGTCCGGAGCCAGTTAGCGGCCAACCACCCCCGCCACCTCCCCGAACCGGCAGAATACATTCGCCCACTTCATCTGCTCCGGCGTCCGGCAGTCCGCCGCGAACAGCGTCGGATTCGCTACCACCACCGCTACGCACTTCGCCCGCGACGTCGCGACGTTGAACCGGTTCGGGCTGAAGAGGAACTGCATTCCGCGCGGAGCATCCGCCGCGCTCGACGACGCTATCGAATAGATCACGATCGGCGCCTGCTGGCCCTGGAACTTGTCGACCGTGCCCACGCGCGCACCCGGAGGCAGCGCCTGCGCAAGCGCGTGGACCTGAAGGTTGTACGGCGAGACGATCAGGATGTCCGGGAGCGTGAGCAGATGCCGGACGTCCTCGTGATCGTACCAGTATGACGACCCGTCCAGCAGGGCATGCACTAGGTCGGCAGTGACGCGGGCCTCCTCCGGCGACTCGCTCTGCCGCCCACTGTGCTCGACGGGAACGTGGATCAGTCCGCTGCCGCGGATCGGCGTCGGGCCGTCGATGCGCTGGCGATCGCGGCCGGGGCGCGCGTGCAGGCGCTCGTCGTAGAACATCTCCGACGTGAACGCGCAGATGTCCGGGTGCAGCCGCCAGGTCTCGGCGAGGAACAGGCCGCGGTCCGGCGGGATCGTGGCTGCGCCGTCGAGCAGGTGGTCCATGGCCGACACGTCTGCGCCGGGCGGATGCACGCCCTGCTGCGGCTGCTCGAGCTGGCGCGGGTCGCCGACGAGGACGAGGCAGTTCGCGGCGGGAGCGATCGCGACCGCGTTCGCGAGCGAGAACTGGCCGGCCTCGTCGACGAAGAGCAGGTCCACGCTGTCCATCATGTCCTCGCGGCTCCACAGCCACGCCGTCCCCGCCGCCAGCCTCACCTCGCCGGATGCCAGCGTGGCGGCGACCTGGTCGTTGCTGTTCGTGCACGTGATCTCGTCACAGCCGCAATGCTGGTCGGCCTCCGCCTTCTGGACGCCCTTCACGTCGTAGCCCGCCTGGCGCGCGGCGTCGCACACGTTCTCCAGCAGGTTGCCGATGACCTTGTGGCTCGTCGCGGTGATGCCGACCCGCCTGCCCGCCTTCAGCGCCGCGACGATCATGCGCGCGGCGGTGTACGTCTTGCCGCTGCCGGGCGGTCCCTGGATCGGCAGTACGGTCCGATCGAGCGTGTGCACCACGCGGAGCGCTGCGTCCAGCGCAGTCTCGTCGTCGCGTTGCAGCGCGCTGTCCGGCGCCTGACCGGTACGCGGCGCGCGTCGTAGCAGCAGCTCGCCCGCAGCGCCCGCCCCGGCGTCGATGCCCCGCTCGAGCACGGCGGCCGCGATGCGCTGGAGGCTCTGGCGCTGCGCCGTCGTATTCATGATGTCGTTCACGACGAGCCCGCGCGGCTGCGGTGCGGGCCTGCCGTTGCCGCGCTTCAGTTCGAACGTGGACGTGGCGTCGTCGATCGAGACGATCTTGCCGAGCGCCTCCTTCGTGCCCGCGGCCTCGACGGTGTCGCCCGCCTTCAGCCCGTGCTCCTGCGGCGCGAATTGGTAGCGGTGCAGCGTGGAGCGCGCGACGGTGCCGGACGGGCCGTCGTACGTGATGCCGCCGATCGCCGCACGATCCTCGATCAACTCCTCGTCGGTCAGCTCATGGCAGCGGTAGTACTCCCACCACGCGGCCCTGTCCTCCCGGCGGTGGAACTCGAGGAGCTGCGCGAGCAGCCAGCGCACGTGCTGTTTCGGCGTGCGCTCGGCGACGTCCGCCGGTACGTCGGTCACGAGCCGCGCCGCAAGCGCGCGCACCTCCACATTGCGGACTTCCTGCTCCTCCGACGGATCGCCGGATCCGGGCACAGGCCGCGGGATCGGCGCGCCGGTGCGCTGCTCGTGCCCGGCGCGCAGCCGCTCGAGCCACTCGGCGAGGCGGAGGGTGGAGAGGACGTCGTCACGGTTGTAGCCTTCGATGACCGGCAGGAGCGGGTCGTCGCGCTCGCCGCCCAGCTCGAGCCACGCCTCGAAGTGTGCGCGCGCCCGGTTCGCGTCGGGCAGGTCGACTGCGCGCTCGTAGCCGTAGAACGGCTCCATCCGCTTGATCGAGTAGCTCTCCACGGAGGCGCGCACGCCCTGCCGCACGACCCGGTACAGGTCCACCAGCCGCTCGCCGCGCAGCAGCCGGTCGACTTCCTCCTCCCGCGTGCCGTAGCGGCCCATCAGCCGCTTGAGCGCAGTTGGCTCGTACGGCGCGTAGTGGTAGACATGCATGCCGGGGTGCTCCTCCCAGCGTGCCATCACGAGGTCGATGAAGTCCTCGAACGCCTTCTTCTCGGCCGCGCGGTCGAGCGCCCACACGCCCGTGTAGCGGCCGTCGCGGTCGGCGTAGCCGAAGAGGTATTCCAGTCCGGTGTCGAGGGCGAACTGGTCGGCCTCGAGATCGAAGAACAGGTCGCCGGGCGACGGTTCCGGCAGCAGTGCGAGGCCGCGCCCCTCCTCGATTGGTTCGATCAGCTCGTGCATCGGCTGCTGCGCGCGCCGGCCGTGCGCCTGGATGCGCGCCTGCTCGCGGATGCGCACGAGCGTGACCCTGCCGATGCCATCGACCGTCGCGTCCGGTGGCAGCGTGGCGAGCGCCTCCAGGGTGTCCGTGCCGACGTCCACGAGCGCGCGCCGGTGCGACCGCGAGATGCCGGCGACGAGCGAGAGGTGGTCGACGTCGCGCCACACACCGTCGCAGTGGCCGCTCCAGTCACAGATCGTGCAGTGCTCGGCCGGCTCGGGAACCGCATCGGGATCCGCGGGCTGGCGCATCGCCTCTAGGAAGCGCGCACGCACCGAGCGGAAGTACGCGGCGTACTCGGCGACGCGGAAGGGAATCGTACGTGGCTCGGGACCCGCGAGTGCGAGCTGCACATGCTCGGGCATCCGGCGCTGCACCTTCGCGAGCAGGTCGGCGTATAGCATGACCTGGAGCAGCGCGCCGCCCTTCGCCTCGCGCGCCAGCTTCGTGTCCAGCACCTCGTAGGAGAAGCCTCCGAGCTCGCTCGGTTGGTCCACGCGCACCAGGAAGTCGGGCCGCCCGTGCCACTCGCCGTCGAAGAGCACGCCCTGGTAGACGACGTCCGCACCCGCACGCAGCGCGGCGAGCGTCGCCTGCGCCAGCGCGACCATGCGCTCGGGGTAGCTCATGTCCGCCGCACCGTCGATCGCCACTTCGTGGACATTCAGGCCCCGGTTGCGGTACGCCTCGAGGAAGCGTGCCTCGTGCTCGTAGCCGCGGCGCTGAAGCGCTTCGAGGCCGGGGTCGGGATAGACCGGTGGCCGGGCGCGTTCACCCGTTGCTACGGCGCGGCTGAGGCCGGAGAGGTGTGGGCAGGCGAGGAAGTGGCTGAGGTCCGTCGCCGAGAAGATGAGCCGGTTGTCGGAGGTTGTATGCATGATGCGCTATGTGGCCGAGCGGGGCGGAGGCGCATGATGTGGGTGCCACCGTCGGCACGGCGAAGTGTGACGTTTGGTCCGAATATACGGTGGCATTGCGCACACTGGCATGGGCAGTGGCTGCCTATTGCGCTGGCATGCGAGGCTGCGTCGACTGTACAATTCAGCGGGGGTGTGACAATGCACTCGCGGCAACCGACCGCGAGGGCGGCCGAAAGACTGGAGAACCGCCCAGCCGTTGCGGTGCTTTGAGCGTGATGATCAGGGATAGCCGGCGTCTGACGCTCCGACCGCGGGCTATCCAACCGCGCGGATCAGTTTGGTTTGCGACAGTCTCCGACAACCGTTCAGGTGCTAACTATGGCTAGCCGGGCCGACGCCCACGACGCCGCTGTTCGCACAGCGGCGTTCGAATTCCTGCGGCATCAAAACGGCGTTACATGGCGAGATCCTTTCGCGCGATCTACTGAGCAGCGGGTTTCAGTTCCACGGCCAGAGTCCCCCTGATCGGCCCACAAGGAATCACGAGGGCCGAAGCCTCGTGCCATTGAAGAAAGTATACTGGCCGATCCCGTGATCTGAGCAATCCATCATGACAGACCAGGCCAATGCGCTCGACGCAGCAGTCCGTGCCGCAGCGTTCGAGTTCCTACGAACTCAAACCGCATTGCATGGCGAGATTCTATCTCGCGATGTGCTATCGGCCGGCTTCCAGTTCGACGGCCAGAGAGTCCCCCTGCTCGGTCCTCAGGGGATCTTCAAGCCGGCAGTGCTGCCAGAAATGCCGCTGAGCTTCACTACCGTACCGCCCAAACACGGCGCGCCGCCTCCGTACGACGACGAGCTGGGTCCCGACGGGCTGCTCCGGTACCGATACCGCGGCACCAACGCCAATCACCACGAGAACGTGGGGATGGTCAAGGCCATGCAGCGACGGGTACCGCTCGTATACCTGTTCGGCATCGTACCGGGCAAGTACATACCCACCTGGCCGGTGTATGTCGTTCATGCGGATCCGCAGCGTCTAACCTTCCACGTTGCTGTGGAGGATAAGCGTTTTGGGGCTGCGGAGATGTCGCAGGTAGAGCCAGAGATACGGCGCTCGTACGTGACGCGGCTCGCTCTGCATCGGCTTCACCAGGCATCGTTCCGCGGGCGTGTGCTGCGAGCCTACAGGGAGCATTGCGCGATATGTAGGCTGCGACACGTAGAGTTGCTGGAGGCAGCCCACATTCTACCTGACGGGCATCCCCGCGGTGAACCGCTCGTCGCCAACGGGCTCGCGCTGTGCAAGCTGCATCACGCTGCGTTTGACCGGCACATCCTGGGCGTGAGCCCCGATTACGTCGTTCACATCAGGCGCGACATCCTGGAAGAGATCGATGGCCCGATGCTACAGCACGGCCTCAAGGAGATGGAGGGTCGCAAACTGGTCGTCGTACCAGGTGCACGGGACCTGAAACCCCGGCCTGAGTTTCTGGAGGAGCGATTTGATCTTTTCCGGAAGGTCGGCTGAATCGACGCCTCTCAAGCTTCGCAGGCAATGGATCTCGACCCCCTCCGGCCCCATCGAATGAAGTCAATGACGGTAATCGTCGGGATCGATGCCGTGCCGGCGGACGAGACGTTGCAGAACCTGTCGTATGAGCCCCGCATCCGCCGCGGCCTGGGTAACGTTTCCGCCTGCCCGTAAGAGCGCGCTTTCCAGGAAGCTCCGCTCGAATGCGTCGACGACCTCCTGTTTGGCCTGCTGGAAGGACGTCCCGGGCGAGTAGCTCGACGCGATAGTGTTGTTCAACGGCAGAACGCGCGTCCCGCTTCCGAGCTCGCCGGCGAGAATCGTAGTCATCGTCGTCGCCGCGTACCCTCTCTCCACGTAGTTCCGGAGCTCGCGGACGTTGCCGGGCCACGAGTACTCGCGAAGCCGCGCGGCCGCGTCCGGCGTTATGCTGCGGACCTGCTCGCGATAGCGCTGGGCAAGGGTTTCCGAGAAATGCCGGGCGAGCAGGAGCACGTCGTCGCCTCGAGCACGGAGCGGCGGGACCTGTATGTCAACAACGTTCAAGCGGTAGTACAGGTCTTCCCGGAACGAGCCGTTGGCCACGAGCACTGAAAGATCCCGATTCGTCGCTGCGACCACGCGTATGTCGATTGGCACATCGACCGTGCCCCCCACCCTCCGAATCACGCGTTGCTCAAGAGCGCGAAGCAGTGCGGCCTGGCTTCGTGGCCCCATCTCCCCGACCTCATCGAGGAACAGTGTGCCTCCCTGTGCGGCTTCGAAGACACCCTTCCGCTGTTCGCGGGCATCAGTGAATGCGCCCCGCTCGTGGCCGAACAGCTCGCTCATCAGCAGGGTCTCGGTCAATGCTGCGCAGTTCACGGACACGAGGCGCCCGTCCGCACGATCGCTCATCTGATGGAGCGCCTGGGCGACCAGCTCCTTGCCGGTGCCGGATTCGCCATGCACCAGGATGCTTTCGGCCGGTCCTCGCGCGATACGTCGCACGCGCGCCTTCAGATCCATCATGGCGGGGCTCTCACCAATCATCGCAGCGAGCGCGGCGCTGCTCTCATGTTCTTCGGAACGGTCGGACGCGGATGATGCGCTGCTCAGAATCTCGAGCAGACGTCCGAAATCCAGCGGTTTGCTCAGGTAATGAAACGCCCCGGCCTTTACGGCATCGACCGCGCTTCCGAACTCTGCATAGGCGGTAATGACGATGACAGAGGTATGGATCCGCTGGCGCTGAAGCTGAGGCAGCAGATCGAGGCCGGACCCGTCGGGAAGATTCTGATCCAGGAGGATGAACCTCGGCGGGTGCTTGCGGGCAGACGCCAAACCCATGCGCCCGGTCGAGGCGTACTGTACGCCGTAGCCTTCTGTCTCGAGCGCCTCGCCCAGAAACTCCCGGAAGTTGTGTTCGTCGTCGATGATCAGGACATTGGGCCTCATGATTCCCCCAACGCAGTAGAGGAGCCGATCCGCGGCTGGACGTTGCCGACGGACGGTTGCGCTGTATGTATCACATCCGAGGGGGCCTGGTCGGCCGCGTCGGGTGCCTTCGGAGACTGTGCAGGCCAGAATTGTTGTGGGTTGCGAAGAAGATAGTGCGTCCGCAAGTGCCGGGCAAATCGGTTTTCGGCGACTCGCCTCCTATTCGGCCGCTCGCATGGTCGACTCGATCGGATTGCCGTTGAACGATTCCGCACCACCGGCAGTTCGGGCAAGAGGCACTCGTACACGCACCATCGTTCCCTGGCCCTGGTCGCTTTGCACGAACAGGGTGCCGCCCAAGCGTTCGGTTTCACGCAGGGCGAGTGTCAGCCCGAATCCGGTGCCGAACACCTTCGTGGTGAAGTCCTGGTCGAAGATTCGGCTTCTGACCTCCTCCGGTATTCCGGGCCCCGTATCGCGGATGAGAATGTCCGCGGCGTTGTGCGGTCCCGGCTCGACCCGCACCTCGATCACATCCGCCTCGCCAACGGCCTCCAGCGCGTTCGTCAGCAGGTTCGAGATGATGAGTCCGAGTTGCCTGCGGCCGCCGAGTGTCGGCAACTCTGTATCCGCATAGTTCTCGATCAGTACGACGCCACGGTCCTCGATCTGGGCCCTCAGGTCGTCCACGCACGATCCGACGACCTCTCGCAGGTCCAGCGTTTCCGAGGTTTCACCTGCTTCGTCCTGCGTGAAGCGCAACAGGCCGACGACCAGGTCGTCGATCCGGCGAATGTCACCTTCGAGTCGGGTGAGGCGCCGTTCATTCGCACCATCCCGGCGCACGAGATGAAGCCCCATCTTGAGGCTGGCGAGCGGGTTCTTGATCTCGTGTGCGAGGCCGCGAGCCAGTGATCCGATCGCCGCGATGCGTTCGGCTTCCGCCAGATCCACCTGCGAGCGCCTCATCTCCGCAAACGCCTGGCAATACCGAATCGCCGTTGCCGTGCCTTGAGCGGCGAGCTCACGCAGCGCGTCTTCGGGAGGCGTCGAGCCGCGCCCGTCGTCGAGTGAAATCCTGAGCGCACCCAGCAGGCTTCCGTTACCCTCCCTGACCGGAACGTAGACCTCGTCGTTCCACCGGGTTTGCTCTTCCAGCAACGGGAGCAGTGCATCGCCCGGGACGACGCTCCTGCCGTCGAGCTCCTCCGATCCGGCCACGTCACGTGTCAGTATCAGCTCCACGGATGAACATTCCAGCAGTTGCGGCAGTTCGAGGCGCACTCGGTCCGCGACTCGCGATATCTCCAGGTCGGCCGAGGCACTGGACGCAAACTCACGAAGTCGCTCTGCCCGGACGGACCATTCAGCCCACATCCGCTGATCGAGTGCCTCGTGTGCCCATCGCAGAAGCGGCGAGAAGACGATGGCCGCCATGAACACGAGAGCGAACAGCGGCCATTCGACTCCCTGGAGGTCTCGGCCAGTGGCATTGAGTACCGTTGCGACCACACCAGCCAGGATGAGGCCGAACAGCGAGGTGAGCGCAAGGGACCCGGCAGAGGCCGTCCATCGACGAAGCCACCACTTTCTGTGTGCTGTCGGCGGCAGCCAGTAGGCGATCCCGAGCGGCGGAAAGAGCGCCAGGGTCATTGCGTTGATCTGCGTTACCGCATGCGTGGCACCGTGCTCGCCGAGCACGAGCTGCATGCCCGAACGGACGACACCGGTCAGACCAAAGCAGAATGCTGCGAAAATGAGCCAGCGCCGCGTCGTGGGGTAATCCGGCTCCAGCCTGCGATACGACCAGGCGGCGCCTACGAGCAGCAACTCCATTGTGAGTCCCGCAACGGTTCGGATGGTTCGCTCGGGCCCGACCATCGTCCACGCGAGGGGTGAGCTGAATCCGCGCGTCACTATACCAAGCACCGCCGCCAACAGGACGTATAAGGACACCCAAACCCACTTGCGTCGGACTGCGGGCCGGGCGCCGGACTCCAGTATCAGCAGGTGGAGCAGGAGTGCAGGAAACAGGAACCGGTAGGCCGTGGACTGAAGCTGCCAGAGGCTGCGGGCGCCGGTGAAGATGAAGCCATCGCCCTGGACGCCGCTCGTGAACGCCATCGGCGCGAACAGCAGCAGCGCCGCGGCGAGCAACAGGCTGGAGGTTTGCGAGCCGCGCCAGGCGAGGATGGCCGATGCGAGAAGCCAGCCGATGAGGCCCAGGGCAACGAGGTAGACGATGTATGCGACGTAACTGGCCGACATGGGGCTTACGGGAACATCGACCTCGAACAGCGCACCTTCCCGTTCGATCCCGAGGTGAACCCTCTCGCCCGATCGCGCCTGGTTCTCCAGCAGGGCAATTCGTTCGTTGGTCGCTTCCTGCCCGTCGATCTCCCGAATGACGTCGCCTGGCTGGAGCCCCGCTACACGTGCCTCGCGCAGCGTGCGTGAAACGACGAAGACAGTCTCGTCCCCGTGCTGGTGCACCTCACTGGACCATCCCAGCGAAGCTTCCGTGCCGAGTGCAGGGAGCGAGAACGGCAGGTTCAGCGGCACGAGCAACGCGACGGCGAGCAGAAACATCCGCAGGTGCTGCACGGTATCCGCGCCGACGTAAGCGCGGCGATAGGGAACGGATGGACTCCAGTTCATGAACGTCGAATTTGACAGGTTAGGAATGCGCGGCGGCGGAAGCAAACGTCGCGATTCACGTGGCAGTGGCACCATGCATGCCACATCACCGCGGGCAAAGTACTGCGACACGCTGTCGCAGAATTCAACAGTTTTCCCTGTGCGACGTTACGTGCCAACACGTTATCTGTCTCGTCGATCGCATTGTAACGCGCGTGGCGCGCATCATTATTGTTGCGAGCGGTGCAGCACGCGTGATGCGGTTCGCCGCGCTGTCGTCCGCGTTTCACCGAACGCTGCTTCGGTCTGGCTGCGGGGCGTCGGGCTTTCCGGCCTGGCCGTTCTCGCTGTCTCGCTCCCCGTGTCCGGACAGGCGACTCTGCCTTCGGCACTGGCCGACCCTGCGGTGCAGGCCGGCCTGCTCGCTATCGAGAATGGAGCGGGGGAGGCGGCGCAGCTCCTGGTCGAGATCGGGGCGATCGAGTCTCCCTCGGGTCAGGAACACGCACGGGCGGAAGCCGTGGCGGAGCGGATGCGGGCCATCGGTCTCACAAACGTGTCGGTGGACGGAACGCCCAACGTGGTCGGCCGGATCGCCGGGCGCTCGGGCCGCGCCCTGGTCTTCGTATCGACCCTGGACGACCTCCCGATGGTGGCGGAGCACCAGCGGCAGGCAACGAGCCCCCCGCAGATCCAGGGGAGCAGGGTAGCGGGTCCGGGCACCAACACATCTGCGACCACGGTCGCGATGCTGACGGCGGCACAGGCACTGATCGATGCAGGTGTGCGTCCCGAGCACGATCTTGTCTTCGCGGCCGTCGCGCAAGAGGAGACTGGACTGGTCGGGATGAAGCAGCTGTACTCGGACTGGGCGGATCGGGCAGTCGCCTTCGTGGATGTGCTCGGCGACGGCCG contains these protein-coding regions:
- a CDS encoding HNH endonuclease; the protein is ACVAYYGAMCRVCGFSFEDVYGYLGVGFIHVHHTRPLSTIREEYRIDPIRDLVPVCPNCHAMLHRTDPPLEIDELRLRIAQQS
- a CDS encoding TM0106 family RecB-like putative nuclease; translated protein: MHTTSDNRLIFSATDLSHFLACPHLSGLSRAVATGERARPPVYPDPGLEALQRRGYEHEARFLEAYRNRGLNVHEVAIDGAADMSYPERMVALAQATLAALRAGADVVYQGVLFDGEWHGRPDFLVRVDQPSELGGFSYEVLDTKLAREAKGGALLQVMLYADLLAKVQRRMPEHVQLALAGPEPRTIPFRVAEYAAYFRSVRARFLEAMRQPADPDAVPEPAEHCTICDWSGHCDGVWRDVDHLSLVAGISRSHRRALVDVGTDTLEALATLPPDATVDGIGRVTLVRIREQARIQAHGRRAQQPMHELIEPIEEGRGLALLPEPSPGDLFFDLEADQFALDTGLEYLFGYADRDGRYTGVWALDRAAEKKAFEDFIDLVMARWEEHPGMHVYHYAPYEPTALKRLMGRYGTREEEVDRLLRGERLVDLYRVVRQGVRASVESYSIKRMEPFYGYERAVDLPDANRARAHFEAWLELGGERDDPLLPVIEGYNRDDVLSTLRLAEWLERLRAGHEQRTGAPIPRPVPGSGDPSEEQEVRNVEVRALAARLVTDVPADVAERTPKQHVRWLLAQLLEFHRREDRAAWWEYYRCHELTDEELIEDRAAIGGITYDGPSGTVARSTLHRYQFAPQEHGLKAGDTVEAAGTKEALGKIVSIDDATSTFELKRGNGRPAPQPRGLVVNDIMNTTAQRQSLQRIAAAVLERGIDAGAGAAGELLLRRAPRTGQAPDSALQRDDETALDAALRVVHTLDRTVLPIQGPPGSGKTYTAARMIVAALKAGRRVGITATSHKVIGNLLENVCDAARQAGYDVKGVQKAEADQHCGCDEITCTNSNDQVAATLASGEVRLAAGTAWLWSREDMMDSVDLLFVDEAGQFSLANAVAIAPAANCLVLVGDPRQLEQPQQGVHPPGADVSAMDHLLDGAATIPPDRGLFLAETWRLHPDICAFTSEMFYDERLHARPGRDRQRIDGPTPIRGSGLIHVPVEHSGRQSESPEEARVTADLVHALLDGSSYWYDHEDVRHLLTLPDILIVSPYNLQVHALAQALPPGARVGTVDKFQGQQAPIVIYSIASSSAADAPRGMQFLFSPNRFNVATSRAKCVAVVVANPTLFAADCRTPEQMKWANVFCRFGEVAGVVGR
- a CDS encoding HNH endonuclease gives rise to the protein MTDQANALDAAVRAAAFEFLRTQTALHGEILSRDVLSAGFQFDGQRVPLLGPQGIFKPAVLPEMPLSFTTVPPKHGAPPPYDDELGPDGLLRYRYRGTNANHHENVGMVKAMQRRVPLVYLFGIVPGKYIPTWPVYVVHADPQRLTFHVAVEDKRFGAAEMSQVEPEIRRSYVTRLALHRLHQASFRGRVLRAYREHCAICRLRHVELLEAAHILPDGHPRGEPLVANGLALCKLHHAAFDRHILGVSPDYVVHIRRDILEEIDGPMLQHGLKEMEGRKLVVVPGARDLKPRPEFLEERFDLFRKVG
- a CDS encoding sigma-54 dependent transcriptional regulator; its protein translation is MRPNVLIIDDEHNFREFLGEALETEGYGVQYASTGRMGLASARKHPPRFILLDQNLPDGSGLDLLPQLQRQRIHTSVIVITAYAEFGSAVDAVKAGAFHYLSKPLDFGRLLEILSSASSASDRSEEHESSAALAAMIGESPAMMDLKARVRRIARGPAESILVHGESGTGKELVAQALHQMSDRADGRLVSVNCAALTETLLMSELFGHERGAFTDAREQRKGVFEAAQGGTLFLDEVGEMGPRSQAALLRALEQRVIRRVGGTVDVPIDIRVVAATNRDLSVLVANGSFREDLYYRLNVVDIQVPPLRARGDDVLLLARHFSETLAQRYREQVRSITPDAAARLREYSWPGNVRELRNYVERGYAATTMTTILAGELGSGTRVLPLNNTIASSYSPGTSFQQAKQEVVDAFERSFLESALLRAGGNVTQAAADAGLIRQVLQRLVRRHGIDPDDYRH
- a CDS encoding HAMP domain-containing sensor histidine kinase, whose amino-acid sequence is MLAAALLLFAPMAFTSGVQGDGFIFTGARSLWQLQSTAYRFLFPALLLHLLILESGARPAVRRKWVWVSLYVLLAAVLGIVTRGFSSPLAWTMVGPERTIRTVAGLTMELLLVGAAWSYRRLEPDYPTTRRWLIFAAFCFGLTGVVRSGMQLVLGEHGATHAVTQINAMTLALFPPLGIAYWLPPTAHRKWWLRRWTASAGSLALTSLFGLILAGVVATVLNATGRDLQGVEWPLFALVFMAAIVFSPLLRWAHEALDQRMWAEWSVRAERLREFASSASADLEISRVADRVRLELPQLLECSSVELILTRDVAGSEELDGRSVVPGDALLPLLEEQTRWNDEVYVPVREGNGSLLGALRISLDDGRGSTPPEDALRELAAQGTATAIRYCQAFAEMRRSQVDLAEAERIAAIGSLARGLAHEIKNPLASLKMGLHLVRRDGANERRLTRLEGDIRRIDDLVVGLLRFTQDEAGETSETLDLREVVGSCVDDLRAQIEDRGVVLIENYADTELPTLGGRRQLGLIISNLLTNALEAVGEADVIEVRVEPGPHNAADILIRDTGPGIPEEVRSRIFDQDFTTKVFGTGFGLTLALRETERLGGTLFVQSDQGQGTMVRVRVPLARTAGGAESFNGNPIESTMRAAE
- a CDS encoding M28 family peptidase, coding for MNVEFDRLGMRGGGSKRRDSRGSGTMHATSPRAKYCDTLSQNSTVFPVRRYVPTRYLSRRSHCNARGAHHYCCERCSTRDAVRRAVVRVSPNAASVWLRGVGLSGLAVLAVSLPVSGQATLPSALADPAVQAGLLAIENGAGEAAQLLVEIGAIESPSGQEHARAEAVAERMRAIGLTNVSVDGTPNVVGRIAGRSGRALVFVSTLDDLPMVAEHQRQATSPPQIQGSRVAGPGTNTSATTVAMLTAAQALIDAGVRPEHDLVFAAVAQEETGLVGMKQLYSDWADRAVAFVDVLGDGR